The following are encoded in a window of Castanea sativa cultivar Marrone di Chiusa Pesio chromosome 5, ASM4071231v1 genomic DNA:
- the LOC142635395 gene encoding uncharacterized protein LOC142635395 yields the protein MRIKDEETLAFPDNRRRPQQRLEGQHRRFHQDHGHDTADCYDLKQQIEALIRRGRLQRFVNKERADPSQNQATRRDNDRPRQPVRDIRMIVGGTMKAGSSKKARKTYIRTVQNVQTASPALERSRIDNPPIEFSEVDARRLHHPHDDALVVTIRAGDYNIHRVLVDNGSSADILYYPAFQQMGIEKERLISANAPLIGFGGARVHPLGIVTLVVTIGDYPHRSP from the coding sequence ATGCGCATTAAAGATGAGGAAACTTTGGCCTTTCCCGACAACCGAAGGAGACCCCAACAGAGACTCGAGGGACAACATCGCCGTTTTCATCAAGATCACGGCCATGACACCGCCGATTGCTACGACTTGaaacagcaaatagaagctcttattAGGCGAGGAAGGCTGCAGAGGTTTGTCAACAAGGAGAGGGCGGACCCGTCACAAAATCAAGCCACTCGACGAGACAATGATCGCCCCAGGCAACCTGTAAGAgatataaggatgattgtaggaggcaccaTGAAGGCCGgatcttccaagaaagcccgaaagacGTACATCAGAACGGTCCAGAACGTCCAGACGGCAAGTCCCGCGCTTGAAAGGTCACGGATTGACAATCCCCCCATTGAATTTTCAGAAGTAGACGCCCGGCGCCTTCATCATCCCCATGACGACGCTTTGGTCGTCACTATACGGGCAGGAGACTACAACATACACCGAgttctcgtagacaacggtagttcagcagacatcctttactatcccgcTTTCCAACAGATGGGAATTGAAAAGGAACGACTAATTTCGGCTAACGCCCCGctcattggctttggaggggcgaGGGTACATCCCCTTGGCATTGTCACTTTAGTGGTAACcattggagactacccacaCAGGTCACCCTGA
- the LOC142633353 gene encoding WRKY transcription factor 28-like: MSDEPRDLYYHDLFQDNQHLASGTGMYNQKPPTIAGSSAYNSQGFDPSYMSFTECLQGPMDYNSLASAFGLSPSSSEVFSSVEGNPKPIDVGDLGGGGGGGGDNLVTPNTSISSSSTEAGAEEDSDKSKKDGQPKESEDGGESSKKVGKAKKKGEKKQREPRFAFMTKSEVDHLEDGYRWRKYGQKAVKNSPYPRSYYRCTTQKCTVKKRVERSFQDPSTVITTYEGQHNHPIPATLRGNAAAMFPPSMFTPQIRGPTFPHDFFVQMPQMGSQGGANSIYSQNLMNNPHQQYQLPDYGLLQDIIPSMFLKQEP; this comes from the exons ATGTCTGATGAACCTAGAGACCTTTACTACCATGACCTATTCCAAGACAATCAACACCTTGCCAGTGGGACTGGCATGTACAATCAAAAGCCTCCTACCATTGCTGGTTCATCAGCTTACAATTCACAAGGATTTGATCCCTCTTATATGAGCTTCACTGAGTGTCTACAAGGACCCATGGACTACAATTCATTGGCAAGTGCTTTTGGCTTGTCACCTTCATCCTCTGAAGTATTTTCTTCAGTGGAAGGCAACCCAAAGCCCATAGATGTTGGAGAtttaggtggtggtggtggtggtggtggtgataaTCTGGTGACTCCAAACACctccatctcttcctcttcaaCTGAGGCTGGTGCAGAAGAAGATTCAGACAAGAGTAAGAAAGATGGGCAGCCAAAAGAATCAGAAGATGGAGGGGAAAGCTCTAAGAAAGT GGGAAAAGCAaagaagaaaggagaaaaaaagcAAAGAGAGCCACGTTTTGCCTTTATGACCAAGAGTGAGGTTGATCATCTGGAAGATGGATATAGATGGAGAAAATATGGACAAAAGGCTGTCAAGAATAGCCCTTATCCAAG GAGCTATTACCGGTGCACTACTCAGAAATGCACGGTCAAGAAACGTGTGGAGAGGTCATTTCAAGACCCATCTACTGTGATTACAACATATGAAGGTCAGCACAACCACCCAATACCCGCAACACTTAGAGGAAATGCGGCTGCAATGTTCCCACCTTCCATGTTCACACCACAGATAAGGGGACCAACTTTTCCTCATGACTTCTTTGTTCAAATGCCTCAAATGGGTAGCCAAGGTGGTGCAAACTCCATTTATTCGCAGAACCTTATGAATAATCCCCACCAGCAGTATCAACTTCCTGACTATGGACTATTACAAGACATAATACCTTCTATGTTCCTTAAACAAGAGCCATga